A DNA window from Brassica napus cultivar Da-Ae chromosome C1, Da-Ae, whole genome shotgun sequence contains the following coding sequences:
- the LOC106397041 gene encoding E3 ubiquitin-protein ligase RING1-like codes for MSSGGNSTLSTAAAVDKLFFCYQCNRTVTISISSADDPFCPRCSGGFLEEYEEPNPNPSPNLNPIGFLPMADPFSSLLPLLFGSSSAPPSSNPSLFGPRSTENQHQPQGGGAFDPVSFLQNHLQHLQSSGTHVQFVIEDHPSDPFNRIPGNMGDYFFGPGLEQLIQQLAENDPNRHGTPPASKSAIDALLTVKVTLDMLNSEMNQCAVCMDEFEDGRDVKQMPCKHVFHQDCLMPWLELHNSCPVCRYELPTDDPDYESRGQTQGQGGQMMSGGGQGSVEGQQTARRFSIQLPLRFRSQDGSGSGSGAGGGSGSNLETRQEDLD; via the coding sequence ATGTCTTCCGGCGGAAACTCTACTCTCTCCACCGCCGCGGCGGTTGACAAGCTGTTCTTCTGTTACCAGTGCAATCGCACAGTCACCATCTCAATCTCCTCCGCCGACGATCCTTTCTGCCCCCGTTGCTCGGGTGGGTTTCTAGAAGAATACGAAGAACCAAACCCTAATCCATCCCCAAATCTCAACCCTATCGGTTTCCTCCCGATGGCTGATCCTTTCTCCTCCTTGCTCCCGCTCTTATTCGGCTCCTCCTCCGCTCCTCCTTCCTCGAACCCGAGCCTCTTCGGTCCACGCTCTACCGAGAATCAGCATCAGCCTCAAGGTGGAGGAGCGTTTGATCCGGTGTCGTTTCTCCAGAACCATCTCCAGCATCTGCAATCCAGCGGCACTCACGTCCAGTTCGTGATCGAGGATCATCCCTCGGATCCGTTTAACCGGATACCTGGAAACATGGGGGACTACTTCTTTGGCCCTGGCCTTGAGCAGCTGATTCAGCAGCTCGCGGAGAATGACCCTAACCGACACGGAACTCCTCCTGCTTCGAAATCCGCGATCGACGCGCTTCTGACTGTTAAGGTGACGTTGGATATGTTGAACTCTGAGATGAACCAGTGCGCCGTTTGTATGGATGAGTTCGAGGATGGCCGCGATGTGAAGCAGATGCCTTGCAAGCATGTGTTTCATCAGGATTGCTTGATGCCGTGGCTTGAGTTGCATAACTCTTGTCCGGTTTGTCGGTATGAGTTGCCTACTGATGATCCTGATTATGAGAGCAGGGGGCAAACGCAAGGTCAAGGAGGTCAGATGATGAGTGGGGGTGGGCAGGGATCGGTTGAGGGTCAGCAGACCGCAAGGAGGTTTAGTATACAGCTGCCTTTGCGGTTCAGGAGTCAGGATGGCTCTGGTTCTGGAAGTGGTGCTGGTGGTGGAAGTGGGTCTAATCTTGAGACCAGACAGGAAGATTTGGATTGA
- the LOC106402313 gene encoding phytochrome-associated serine/threonine-protein phosphatase 3: MDLDQWISKVKDGQHLSEEELQLLCEYVKEILIEESNVQPVNSPVTVCGDIHGQFHDLMKLFQTGGHVPDTNYIFMGDFVDRGYNSLEVFTILLLLKARHPANITLLRGNHESRQLTQVYGFYDECQRKYGNANAWRYCTDVFDYLTLSAIIDGTVLCVHGGLSPDVRTIDQIRLVDRNCEIPHEGPFCDLMWSDPEDIETWAVSPRGAGWLFGSRVTTEFNHINKLNLVCRAHQLVQEGLKYMFQDKGLVTVWSAPNYCYRCGNVASILSFDENMERDVKYFNETEENNQMRGPRTGVPYFL; this comes from the exons ATGGATTTGGATCAATGGATTTCGAAGGTTAAAGACGGTCAGCATCTCTCCGAGGAAGAGCTTCAGCTTCTCTGCGAATAC GTGAAAGAAATTTTGATCGAGGAGTCAAACGTGCAGCCTGTCAACAGTCCGGTCACCGTATGTGGTGATATCCATGGCCAGTTTCATGATCTCATGAAGCTTTTTCAGACCGGGGGTCATGTTCCCGACACCAATTACATATTTATG GGGGACTTTGTGGATAGAGGTTACAACAGCCTTGAAGTCTTCACTATTCTTTTGCTTCTTAAAGCTAG ACATCCAGCCAATATTACACTTCTGCGTGGAAATCATGAAAGTAGACAGCTAACGCAG GTATATGGTTTCTATGATGAGTGCCAAAGGAAGTATGGCAACGCTAATGCTTGGCGATATTGCACAGATGTTTTTGACTATCTTACCCTATCAGCTATTATAGATGGCACA GTTCTATGTGTTCATGGTGGCCTTTCCCCGGATGTCCGGACAATTGATCAG ATAAGACTGGTAGATCGAAATTGTGAAATTCCCCATGAAGGGCCCTTTTGTGATCTTATGTGGAGCGATCCTGAAGATATTGAAACATGGGCTGTTAGTCCACGCGGAGCTGGCTGGCTTTTCGGATCGAGGGTTACTACTGAG TTCAATCACATCAACAAACTTAATCTAGTGTGCCGTGCTCACCAGTTGGTACAAGAAGGTCTTAAGTACATGTTCCAAGATAAAGGCCTTGTAACT GTATGGTCTGCACCTAATTACTGCTACCGCTGTGGCAATGTCGCTTCTATATTGAGTTTCGATGAAAACATG GAAAGGGATGTGAAGTACTTCAACGAGACAGAAGAGAACAATCAAATGAGAGGGCCAAGGACTGGAGTTCCGTATTTCCTGTGA